The proteins below are encoded in one region of Synchiropus splendidus isolate RoL2022-P1 chromosome 13, RoL_Sspl_1.0, whole genome shotgun sequence:
- the mfn1a gene encoding mitofusin-1 isoform X2, with protein sequence MDAEHESPLHRFVVAKRLITSIFDQLLDLVKDGSTLMAELGPDLDQALLREQRADLQIWATKLSTIREVLVRRHMKVAFFGRTSNGKSTVINALLRERVLPTGIGHTTNCFLRIQGTDREEPYLTTETSERSIHTVHQLAHALHRRSSLDSRSLVEVFWPKSRCALLREDLVLMDSPGTDVTQELDYWIDEFCLDADVFVLVGNAESTLMNTEKLFFHKVGQRISKPNIFIVHNRWDASVTEPDSVQEVRKQHLDRCVHFLVDELKVARQDQAVDRIFFVSAKEVLSSRVMPSHAAAETGRQGKSVEVEVSLTLLSSPAGGAPDESFLERLEEFGRFERTLQDFLSRSAVMTKFQHHTISAGNIVRNIRAAMDSINVAAADRKVRLLEEREERQDRRNFILAEIVLLRKNVEEKMFAMREAVSVSVATVMSDQIRSLPVVVEEFQADFSPESLAVYKMKLLRHVEDSLVTSVSHRCSTRVQKDLQNLHNHMTDSVRPLLSPDLQNVLPACTSTRRLTCQVDVASLCSNFKEDLDFRFSLGWASLASRFIGALNAHQEGGVQQVDALMNDEVMVSIVKGVVSLTSRASVAVLMVWHTVGWRLVALTLSLYGTLYLYERFTWTHRSQERALKQQFVEHATCRLKEAVHLTSSTCSQQVHQELTSSFARLCQHVSLSAAELEEDIRHLGNKIQNLESIQCRSKTLRNRATGLDTCLESFSVQYLQDD encoded by the exons ATGGACGCGGAGCACGAGTCCCCGCTGCATCGCTTTGTTGTTGCAAAGCGTCTGATCACCTCCATCTTTGATCAGCTGCTGGACCTTGTGAAAGATGGTTCTACTCTCATGGCTG AGTTGGGGCCCGACTTGGATCAGGCGCTGCTGCGAGAGCAGAGAGCGGACCTTCAGATCTGGGCGACCAAGCTCAGCACAATCAGAGAGGTTTTGGTCCGGAGACACATGAAAGTGGCCTTCTTCGGCAG GACCAGCAACGGGAAGAGCACCGTCATCAACGCCCTGCTGAGGGAGCGAGTTCTGCCCACAGGCATTGGACACACCACCAACTGCTTCCTCAGGATCCAAGGCACTGACAGAGAGGAGCCGTACCTGACCACGGAGACCTCGGAGAGGAGCATCCAC ACGGTCCACCAGCTGGCCCACGCGCTCCACAGAAGGTCATCTTTGGACTCCAGAAGTCTTGTCGAGGTTTTTTGGCCCAAAAGTCGCTGCGCTCTTCTCAGAGAGGATCTGGTTCTGATGGACAG CCCCGGCACTGATGTCACTCAGGAGCTGGACTACTGGATCGATGAGTTCTGTCTGGATGCAGATGTCTTTGTGCTGGTGGGAAACGCTGAGTCGACGCTGATGAACACG GAGAAGCTTTTCTTCCACAAAGTTGGACAGAGGATTTCCAAACCCAACATCTTCATCGTCCACAACCGCTGGGATGCCTCAGTGACAGAACCGGACTCAGTCCAGGAG GTGAGGAAGCAGCACTTGGACCGTTGTGTCCACTTCCTGGTCGACGAACTGAAGGTGGCCAGGCAGGACCAGGCCGTGGACCGGATCTTTTTCGTCTCGGCAAAAGAGGTCCTGAGTTCCAGGGTGATGCCGTCTCATGCGGCAGCGGAGACAGGTAGACAGGGGAAGTCTGTTGAAGTAGAGGTTTCACTCACCTTGTTGTCATCACCTGCAGGAGGTGCTCCTGATGAAAGCTTCCTTGAGAGACTGGAGGAGTTCGGGCGGTTCGAGAGAACTCTGCAG GACTTCCTGTCTCGGTCCGCTGTGATGACAAAGTTCCAGCATCACACGATCAGCGCTGGAAACATCGTCCGGAACATCAGAGCTGCGATGGACAGCATCAATGTCGCAGCTGCCGACAGGAA GGTTCGTCTCCTGGAGGAGCGTGAGGAGCGCCAGGACCGTCGGAACTTTATCCTCGCCGAGATTGTGCTCCTCAGGAAAAATGTTGAGGAGAAGATGTTCGCCATGAGGGAGGCTGTCAGCGTGTCT GTCGCCACAGTAATGTCGGATCAGATCCGATCGCTTCCAGTAGTGGTGGAGGAATTCCAAGCTGACTTCAGTCCAGAATCTCTGGCGGTCTACAAGATG AAGTTGCTGCGGCATGTGGAGGATTCGCTGGTCACCAGTGTCTCCCACCGCTGCTCGACCAGAGTCCAGAAAGACTTGCAGAACCTTCACAATCACATGACTG acAGCGTCCGGCCCCTGCTctctccagacctccagaaTGTCCTCCCCGCCTGCACATCGACCCGCAGACTGACCTGCCAAGTGGATGTTGCTTCACTGTGCTCCAACTTCAAGGAGGACCTGGACTTCCGGTTCTCTCTTGGATGGGCTTCTCTCGCCTCGCGGTTTATTGGGGCTTTAAATGCTCACCAAGAGGGCGGAGTCCAGCAG GTGGACGCCCTAATGAACGACGAAGTGATGGTCTCCATAGTAAAAGGTGTGGTGTCCCTCACTTCCAGAGCTTCTGTGGCGGTCCTGATG GTCTGGCACACAGTGGGCTGGCGTCTTGTGGCCCTGACTCTATCTCTGTATGGAACCCTGTACCTGTACGAGCGGTTCACATGGACCCACCGTAGTCAGGAGCGTGCACTGAAGCAGCAGTTTGTGGAGCATGCTACCTGCAGGCTGAAGGAAGCTGTTCACTTGACCAGCTCCACCTGCAGCCAGCAGGTGCACCA GGAACTGACCTCCAGCTTCGCTCGCCTCTGTCAGCATGTGAGTCTCAGCGCAGCGGAGTTGGAGGAGGACATCCGTCACTTGGGGAACAAGATCCAGAA
- the mfn1a gene encoding mitofusin-1 isoform X3 gives MDAEHESPLHRFVVAKRLITSIFDQLLDLVKDGSTLMAGVSQALLREQRADLQIWATKLSTIREVLVRRHMKVAFFGRTSNGKSTVINALLRERVLPTGIGHTTNCFLRIQGTDREEPYLTTETSERSIHTVHQLAHALHRRSSLDSRSLVEVFWPKSRCALLREDLVLMDSPGTDVTQELDYWIDEFCLDADVFVLVGNAESTLMNTEKLFFHKVGQRISKPNIFIVHNRWDASVTEPDSVQEVRKQHLDRCVHFLVDELKVARQDQAVDRIFFVSAKEVLSSRVMPSHAAAETGRQGKSVEVEVSLTLLSSPAGGAPDESFLERLEEFGRFERTLQDFLSRSAVMTKFQHHTISAGNIVRNIRAAMDSINVAAADRKVRLLEEREERQDRRNFILAEIVLLRKNVEEKMFAMREAVSVSVATVMSDQIRSLPVVVEEFQADFSPESLAVYKMKLLRHVEDSLVTSVSHRCSTRVQKDLQNLHNHMTDSVRPLLSPDLQNVLPACTSTRRLTCQVDVASLCSNFKEDLDFRFSLGWASLASRFIGALNAHQEGGVQQVDALMNDEVMVSIVKGVVSLTSRASVAVLMVGRVVWHTVGWRLVALTLSLYGTLYLYERFTWTHRSQERALKQQFVEHATCRLKEAVHLTSSTCSQQVHQELTSSFARLCQHVSLSAAELEEDIRHLGNKIQNLESIQCRSKTLRNRATGLDTCLESFSVQYLQDD, from the exons ATGGACGCGGAGCACGAGTCCCCGCTGCATCGCTTTGTTGTTGCAAAGCGTCTGATCACCTCCATCTTTGATCAGCTGCTGGACCTTGTGAAAGATGGTTCTACTCTCATGGCTGGTGTGTCTCAG GCGCTGCTGCGAGAGCAGAGAGCGGACCTTCAGATCTGGGCGACCAAGCTCAGCACAATCAGAGAGGTTTTGGTCCGGAGACACATGAAAGTGGCCTTCTTCGGCAG GACCAGCAACGGGAAGAGCACCGTCATCAACGCCCTGCTGAGGGAGCGAGTTCTGCCCACAGGCATTGGACACACCACCAACTGCTTCCTCAGGATCCAAGGCACTGACAGAGAGGAGCCGTACCTGACCACGGAGACCTCGGAGAGGAGCATCCAC ACGGTCCACCAGCTGGCCCACGCGCTCCACAGAAGGTCATCTTTGGACTCCAGAAGTCTTGTCGAGGTTTTTTGGCCCAAAAGTCGCTGCGCTCTTCTCAGAGAGGATCTGGTTCTGATGGACAG CCCCGGCACTGATGTCACTCAGGAGCTGGACTACTGGATCGATGAGTTCTGTCTGGATGCAGATGTCTTTGTGCTGGTGGGAAACGCTGAGTCGACGCTGATGAACACG GAGAAGCTTTTCTTCCACAAAGTTGGACAGAGGATTTCCAAACCCAACATCTTCATCGTCCACAACCGCTGGGATGCCTCAGTGACAGAACCGGACTCAGTCCAGGAG GTGAGGAAGCAGCACTTGGACCGTTGTGTCCACTTCCTGGTCGACGAACTGAAGGTGGCCAGGCAGGACCAGGCCGTGGACCGGATCTTTTTCGTCTCGGCAAAAGAGGTCCTGAGTTCCAGGGTGATGCCGTCTCATGCGGCAGCGGAGACAGGTAGACAGGGGAAGTCTGTTGAAGTAGAGGTTTCACTCACCTTGTTGTCATCACCTGCAGGAGGTGCTCCTGATGAAAGCTTCCTTGAGAGACTGGAGGAGTTCGGGCGGTTCGAGAGAACTCTGCAG GACTTCCTGTCTCGGTCCGCTGTGATGACAAAGTTCCAGCATCACACGATCAGCGCTGGAAACATCGTCCGGAACATCAGAGCTGCGATGGACAGCATCAATGTCGCAGCTGCCGACAGGAA GGTTCGTCTCCTGGAGGAGCGTGAGGAGCGCCAGGACCGTCGGAACTTTATCCTCGCCGAGATTGTGCTCCTCAGGAAAAATGTTGAGGAGAAGATGTTCGCCATGAGGGAGGCTGTCAGCGTGTCT GTCGCCACAGTAATGTCGGATCAGATCCGATCGCTTCCAGTAGTGGTGGAGGAATTCCAAGCTGACTTCAGTCCAGAATCTCTGGCGGTCTACAAGATG AAGTTGCTGCGGCATGTGGAGGATTCGCTGGTCACCAGTGTCTCCCACCGCTGCTCGACCAGAGTCCAGAAAGACTTGCAGAACCTTCACAATCACATGACTG acAGCGTCCGGCCCCTGCTctctccagacctccagaaTGTCCTCCCCGCCTGCACATCGACCCGCAGACTGACCTGCCAAGTGGATGTTGCTTCACTGTGCTCCAACTTCAAGGAGGACCTGGACTTCCGGTTCTCTCTTGGATGGGCTTCTCTCGCCTCGCGGTTTATTGGGGCTTTAAATGCTCACCAAGAGGGCGGAGTCCAGCAG GTGGACGCCCTAATGAACGACGAAGTGATGGTCTCCATAGTAAAAGGTGTGGTGTCCCTCACTTCCAGAGCTTCTGTGGCGGTCCTGATGGTCGGAAGAGT GGTCTGGCACACAGTGGGCTGGCGTCTTGTGGCCCTGACTCTATCTCTGTATGGAACCCTGTACCTGTACGAGCGGTTCACATGGACCCACCGTAGTCAGGAGCGTGCACTGAAGCAGCAGTTTGTGGAGCATGCTACCTGCAGGCTGAAGGAAGCTGTTCACTTGACCAGCTCCACCTGCAGCCAGCAGGTGCACCA GGAACTGACCTCCAGCTTCGCTCGCCTCTGTCAGCATGTGAGTCTCAGCGCAGCGGAGTTGGAGGAGGACATCCGTCACTTGGGGAACAAGATCCAGAA
- the mfn1a gene encoding mitofusin-1 isoform X5, translating to MDAEHESPLHRFVVAKRLITSIFDQLLDLVKDGSTLMAELGPDLDQALLREQRADLQIWATKLSTIREVLVRRHMKVAFFGRTSNGKSTVINALLRERVLPTGIGHTTNCFLRIQGTDREEPYLTTETSERSIHTVHQLAHALHRRSSLDSRSLVEVFWPKSRCALLREDLVLMDSPGTDVTQELDYWIDEFCLDADVFVLVGNAESTLMNTEKLFFHKVGQRISKPNIFIVHNRWDASVTEPDSVQEVRKQHLDRCVHFLVDELKVARQDQAVDRIFFVSAKEVLSSRVMPSHAAAETGRQGKSVEVEVSLTLLSSPAGGAPDESFLERLEEFGRFERTLQDFLSRSAVMTKFQHHTISAGNIVRNIRAAMDSINVAAADRKVRLLEEREERQDRRNFILAEIVLLRKNVEEKMFAMREAVSVSVATVMSDQIRSLPVVVEEFQADFSPESLAVYKMKLLRHVEDSLVTSVSHRCSTRVQKDLQNLHNHMTVCVCVHRQRPAPALSRPPECPPRLHIDPQTDLPSGCCFTVLQLQGGPGLPVLSWMGFSRLAVYWGFKCSPRGRSPAGGRPNERRSDGLHSKRSGTQWAGVLWP from the exons ATGGACGCGGAGCACGAGTCCCCGCTGCATCGCTTTGTTGTTGCAAAGCGTCTGATCACCTCCATCTTTGATCAGCTGCTGGACCTTGTGAAAGATGGTTCTACTCTCATGGCTG AGTTGGGGCCCGACTTGGATCAGGCGCTGCTGCGAGAGCAGAGAGCGGACCTTCAGATCTGGGCGACCAAGCTCAGCACAATCAGAGAGGTTTTGGTCCGGAGACACATGAAAGTGGCCTTCTTCGGCAG GACCAGCAACGGGAAGAGCACCGTCATCAACGCCCTGCTGAGGGAGCGAGTTCTGCCCACAGGCATTGGACACACCACCAACTGCTTCCTCAGGATCCAAGGCACTGACAGAGAGGAGCCGTACCTGACCACGGAGACCTCGGAGAGGAGCATCCAC ACGGTCCACCAGCTGGCCCACGCGCTCCACAGAAGGTCATCTTTGGACTCCAGAAGTCTTGTCGAGGTTTTTTGGCCCAAAAGTCGCTGCGCTCTTCTCAGAGAGGATCTGGTTCTGATGGACAG CCCCGGCACTGATGTCACTCAGGAGCTGGACTACTGGATCGATGAGTTCTGTCTGGATGCAGATGTCTTTGTGCTGGTGGGAAACGCTGAGTCGACGCTGATGAACACG GAGAAGCTTTTCTTCCACAAAGTTGGACAGAGGATTTCCAAACCCAACATCTTCATCGTCCACAACCGCTGGGATGCCTCAGTGACAGAACCGGACTCAGTCCAGGAG GTGAGGAAGCAGCACTTGGACCGTTGTGTCCACTTCCTGGTCGACGAACTGAAGGTGGCCAGGCAGGACCAGGCCGTGGACCGGATCTTTTTCGTCTCGGCAAAAGAGGTCCTGAGTTCCAGGGTGATGCCGTCTCATGCGGCAGCGGAGACAGGTAGACAGGGGAAGTCTGTTGAAGTAGAGGTTTCACTCACCTTGTTGTCATCACCTGCAGGAGGTGCTCCTGATGAAAGCTTCCTTGAGAGACTGGAGGAGTTCGGGCGGTTCGAGAGAACTCTGCAG GACTTCCTGTCTCGGTCCGCTGTGATGACAAAGTTCCAGCATCACACGATCAGCGCTGGAAACATCGTCCGGAACATCAGAGCTGCGATGGACAGCATCAATGTCGCAGCTGCCGACAGGAA GGTTCGTCTCCTGGAGGAGCGTGAGGAGCGCCAGGACCGTCGGAACTTTATCCTCGCCGAGATTGTGCTCCTCAGGAAAAATGTTGAGGAGAAGATGTTCGCCATGAGGGAGGCTGTCAGCGTGTCT GTCGCCACAGTAATGTCGGATCAGATCCGATCGCTTCCAGTAGTGGTGGAGGAATTCCAAGCTGACTTCAGTCCAGAATCTCTGGCGGTCTACAAGATG AAGTTGCTGCGGCATGTGGAGGATTCGCTGGTCACCAGTGTCTCCCACCGCTGCTCGACCAGAGTCCAGAAAGACTTGCAGAACCTTCACAATCACATGACTG tgtgtgtgtgtgtccacagacAGCGTCCGGCCCCTGCTctctccagacctccagaaTGTCCTCCCCGCCTGCACATCGACCCGCAGACTGACCTGCCAAGTGGATGTTGCTTCACTGTGCTCCAACTTCAAGGAGGACCTGGACTTCCGGTTCTCTCTTGGATGGGCTTCTCTCGCCTCGCGGTTTATTGGGGCTTTAAATGCTCACCAAGAGGGCGGAGTCCAGCAG GTGGACGCCCTAATGAACGACGAAGTGATGGTCTCCATAGTAAAAG GTCTGGCACACAGTGGGCTGGCGTCTTGTGGCCCTGA
- the mfn1a gene encoding mitofusin-1 isoform X4, protein MDAEHESPLHRFVVAKRLITSIFDQLLDLVKDGSTLMAELGPDLDQALLREQRADLQIWATKLSTIREVLVRRHMKVAFFGRTSNGKSTVINALLRERVLPTGIGHTTNCFLRIQGTDREEPYLTTETSERSIHTVHQLAHALHRRSSLDSRSLVEVFWPKSRCALLREDLVLMDSPGTDVTQELDYWIDEFCLDADVFVLVGNAESTLMNTEKLFFHKVGQRISKPNIFIVHNRWDASVTEPDSVQEVRKQHLDRCVHFLVDELKVARQDQAVDRIFFVSAKEVLSSRVMPSHAAAETGGAPDESFLERLEEFGRFERTLQDFLSRSAVMTKFQHHTISAGNIVRNIRAAMDSINVAAADRKVRLLEEREERQDRRNFILAEIVLLRKNVEEKMFAMREAVSVSVATVMSDQIRSLPVVVEEFQADFSPESLAVYKMKLLRHVEDSLVTSVSHRCSTRVQKDLQNLHNHMTDSVRPLLSPDLQNVLPACTSTRRLTCQVDVASLCSNFKEDLDFRFSLGWASLASRFIGALNAHQEGGVQQVDALMNDEVMVSIVKGVVSLTSRASVAVLMVGRVVWHTVGWRLVALTLSLYGTLYLYERFTWTHRSQERALKQQFVEHATCRLKEAVHLTSSTCSQQVHQELTSSFARLCQHVSLSAAELEEDIRHLGNKIQNLESIQCRSKTLRNRATGLDTCLESFSVQYLQDD, encoded by the exons ATGGACGCGGAGCACGAGTCCCCGCTGCATCGCTTTGTTGTTGCAAAGCGTCTGATCACCTCCATCTTTGATCAGCTGCTGGACCTTGTGAAAGATGGTTCTACTCTCATGGCTG AGTTGGGGCCCGACTTGGATCAGGCGCTGCTGCGAGAGCAGAGAGCGGACCTTCAGATCTGGGCGACCAAGCTCAGCACAATCAGAGAGGTTTTGGTCCGGAGACACATGAAAGTGGCCTTCTTCGGCAG GACCAGCAACGGGAAGAGCACCGTCATCAACGCCCTGCTGAGGGAGCGAGTTCTGCCCACAGGCATTGGACACACCACCAACTGCTTCCTCAGGATCCAAGGCACTGACAGAGAGGAGCCGTACCTGACCACGGAGACCTCGGAGAGGAGCATCCAC ACGGTCCACCAGCTGGCCCACGCGCTCCACAGAAGGTCATCTTTGGACTCCAGAAGTCTTGTCGAGGTTTTTTGGCCCAAAAGTCGCTGCGCTCTTCTCAGAGAGGATCTGGTTCTGATGGACAG CCCCGGCACTGATGTCACTCAGGAGCTGGACTACTGGATCGATGAGTTCTGTCTGGATGCAGATGTCTTTGTGCTGGTGGGAAACGCTGAGTCGACGCTGATGAACACG GAGAAGCTTTTCTTCCACAAAGTTGGACAGAGGATTTCCAAACCCAACATCTTCATCGTCCACAACCGCTGGGATGCCTCAGTGACAGAACCGGACTCAGTCCAGGAG GTGAGGAAGCAGCACTTGGACCGTTGTGTCCACTTCCTGGTCGACGAACTGAAGGTGGCCAGGCAGGACCAGGCCGTGGACCGGATCTTTTTCGTCTCGGCAAAAGAGGTCCTGAGTTCCAGGGTGATGCCGTCTCATGCGGCAGCGGAGACAG GAGGTGCTCCTGATGAAAGCTTCCTTGAGAGACTGGAGGAGTTCGGGCGGTTCGAGAGAACTCTGCAG GACTTCCTGTCTCGGTCCGCTGTGATGACAAAGTTCCAGCATCACACGATCAGCGCTGGAAACATCGTCCGGAACATCAGAGCTGCGATGGACAGCATCAATGTCGCAGCTGCCGACAGGAA GGTTCGTCTCCTGGAGGAGCGTGAGGAGCGCCAGGACCGTCGGAACTTTATCCTCGCCGAGATTGTGCTCCTCAGGAAAAATGTTGAGGAGAAGATGTTCGCCATGAGGGAGGCTGTCAGCGTGTCT GTCGCCACAGTAATGTCGGATCAGATCCGATCGCTTCCAGTAGTGGTGGAGGAATTCCAAGCTGACTTCAGTCCAGAATCTCTGGCGGTCTACAAGATG AAGTTGCTGCGGCATGTGGAGGATTCGCTGGTCACCAGTGTCTCCCACCGCTGCTCGACCAGAGTCCAGAAAGACTTGCAGAACCTTCACAATCACATGACTG acAGCGTCCGGCCCCTGCTctctccagacctccagaaTGTCCTCCCCGCCTGCACATCGACCCGCAGACTGACCTGCCAAGTGGATGTTGCTTCACTGTGCTCCAACTTCAAGGAGGACCTGGACTTCCGGTTCTCTCTTGGATGGGCTTCTCTCGCCTCGCGGTTTATTGGGGCTTTAAATGCTCACCAAGAGGGCGGAGTCCAGCAG GTGGACGCCCTAATGAACGACGAAGTGATGGTCTCCATAGTAAAAGGTGTGGTGTCCCTCACTTCCAGAGCTTCTGTGGCGGTCCTGATGGTCGGAAGAGT GGTCTGGCACACAGTGGGCTGGCGTCTTGTGGCCCTGACTCTATCTCTGTATGGAACCCTGTACCTGTACGAGCGGTTCACATGGACCCACCGTAGTCAGGAGCGTGCACTGAAGCAGCAGTTTGTGGAGCATGCTACCTGCAGGCTGAAGGAAGCTGTTCACTTGACCAGCTCCACCTGCAGCCAGCAGGTGCACCA GGAACTGACCTCCAGCTTCGCTCGCCTCTGTCAGCATGTGAGTCTCAGCGCAGCGGAGTTGGAGGAGGACATCCGTCACTTGGGGAACAAGATCCAGAA
- the mfn1a gene encoding mitofusin-1 isoform X1 — MDAEHESPLHRFVVAKRLITSIFDQLLDLVKDGSTLMAELGPDLDQALLREQRADLQIWATKLSTIREVLVRRHMKVAFFGRTSNGKSTVINALLRERVLPTGIGHTTNCFLRIQGTDREEPYLTTETSERSIHTVHQLAHALHRRSSLDSRSLVEVFWPKSRCALLREDLVLMDSPGTDVTQELDYWIDEFCLDADVFVLVGNAESTLMNTEKLFFHKVGQRISKPNIFIVHNRWDASVTEPDSVQEVRKQHLDRCVHFLVDELKVARQDQAVDRIFFVSAKEVLSSRVMPSHAAAETGRQGKSVEVEVSLTLLSSPAGGAPDESFLERLEEFGRFERTLQDFLSRSAVMTKFQHHTISAGNIVRNIRAAMDSINVAAADRKVRLLEEREERQDRRNFILAEIVLLRKNVEEKMFAMREAVSVSVATVMSDQIRSLPVVVEEFQADFSPESLAVYKMKLLRHVEDSLVTSVSHRCSTRVQKDLQNLHNHMTDSVRPLLSPDLQNVLPACTSTRRLTCQVDVASLCSNFKEDLDFRFSLGWASLASRFIGALNAHQEGGVQQVDALMNDEVMVSIVKGVVSLTSRASVAVLMVGRVVWHTVGWRLVALTLSLYGTLYLYERFTWTHRSQERALKQQFVEHATCRLKEAVHLTSSTCSQQVHQELTSSFARLCQHVSLSAAELEEDIRHLGNKIQNLESIQCRSKTLRNRATGLDTCLESFSVQYLQDD, encoded by the exons ATGGACGCGGAGCACGAGTCCCCGCTGCATCGCTTTGTTGTTGCAAAGCGTCTGATCACCTCCATCTTTGATCAGCTGCTGGACCTTGTGAAAGATGGTTCTACTCTCATGGCTG AGTTGGGGCCCGACTTGGATCAGGCGCTGCTGCGAGAGCAGAGAGCGGACCTTCAGATCTGGGCGACCAAGCTCAGCACAATCAGAGAGGTTTTGGTCCGGAGACACATGAAAGTGGCCTTCTTCGGCAG GACCAGCAACGGGAAGAGCACCGTCATCAACGCCCTGCTGAGGGAGCGAGTTCTGCCCACAGGCATTGGACACACCACCAACTGCTTCCTCAGGATCCAAGGCACTGACAGAGAGGAGCCGTACCTGACCACGGAGACCTCGGAGAGGAGCATCCAC ACGGTCCACCAGCTGGCCCACGCGCTCCACAGAAGGTCATCTTTGGACTCCAGAAGTCTTGTCGAGGTTTTTTGGCCCAAAAGTCGCTGCGCTCTTCTCAGAGAGGATCTGGTTCTGATGGACAG CCCCGGCACTGATGTCACTCAGGAGCTGGACTACTGGATCGATGAGTTCTGTCTGGATGCAGATGTCTTTGTGCTGGTGGGAAACGCTGAGTCGACGCTGATGAACACG GAGAAGCTTTTCTTCCACAAAGTTGGACAGAGGATTTCCAAACCCAACATCTTCATCGTCCACAACCGCTGGGATGCCTCAGTGACAGAACCGGACTCAGTCCAGGAG GTGAGGAAGCAGCACTTGGACCGTTGTGTCCACTTCCTGGTCGACGAACTGAAGGTGGCCAGGCAGGACCAGGCCGTGGACCGGATCTTTTTCGTCTCGGCAAAAGAGGTCCTGAGTTCCAGGGTGATGCCGTCTCATGCGGCAGCGGAGACAGGTAGACAGGGGAAGTCTGTTGAAGTAGAGGTTTCACTCACCTTGTTGTCATCACCTGCAGGAGGTGCTCCTGATGAAAGCTTCCTTGAGAGACTGGAGGAGTTCGGGCGGTTCGAGAGAACTCTGCAG GACTTCCTGTCTCGGTCCGCTGTGATGACAAAGTTCCAGCATCACACGATCAGCGCTGGAAACATCGTCCGGAACATCAGAGCTGCGATGGACAGCATCAATGTCGCAGCTGCCGACAGGAA GGTTCGTCTCCTGGAGGAGCGTGAGGAGCGCCAGGACCGTCGGAACTTTATCCTCGCCGAGATTGTGCTCCTCAGGAAAAATGTTGAGGAGAAGATGTTCGCCATGAGGGAGGCTGTCAGCGTGTCT GTCGCCACAGTAATGTCGGATCAGATCCGATCGCTTCCAGTAGTGGTGGAGGAATTCCAAGCTGACTTCAGTCCAGAATCTCTGGCGGTCTACAAGATG AAGTTGCTGCGGCATGTGGAGGATTCGCTGGTCACCAGTGTCTCCCACCGCTGCTCGACCAGAGTCCAGAAAGACTTGCAGAACCTTCACAATCACATGACTG acAGCGTCCGGCCCCTGCTctctccagacctccagaaTGTCCTCCCCGCCTGCACATCGACCCGCAGACTGACCTGCCAAGTGGATGTTGCTTCACTGTGCTCCAACTTCAAGGAGGACCTGGACTTCCGGTTCTCTCTTGGATGGGCTTCTCTCGCCTCGCGGTTTATTGGGGCTTTAAATGCTCACCAAGAGGGCGGAGTCCAGCAG GTGGACGCCCTAATGAACGACGAAGTGATGGTCTCCATAGTAAAAGGTGTGGTGTCCCTCACTTCCAGAGCTTCTGTGGCGGTCCTGATGGTCGGAAGAGT GGTCTGGCACACAGTGGGCTGGCGTCTTGTGGCCCTGACTCTATCTCTGTATGGAACCCTGTACCTGTACGAGCGGTTCACATGGACCCACCGTAGTCAGGAGCGTGCACTGAAGCAGCAGTTTGTGGAGCATGCTACCTGCAGGCTGAAGGAAGCTGTTCACTTGACCAGCTCCACCTGCAGCCAGCAGGTGCACCA GGAACTGACCTCCAGCTTCGCTCGCCTCTGTCAGCATGTGAGTCTCAGCGCAGCGGAGTTGGAGGAGGACATCCGTCACTTGGGGAACAAGATCCAGAA